Part of the Vulgatibacter sp. genome is shown below.
TCGGCGCCGGTCGCGCCCGCAAGGAGGACGCGATCGACCTCGCCGTCGGCTTCGTCCTCCGCAAGAAGATGGGCGACCGGGTGGAGCGGGGTGAAGCGATCGCGCTGGCCCACGTCCGTGATCCGGAGAAGGCGAAGCCCGCGCTCTCGCGCTTCGCCGCTGCGTACGATTTCGCCGGGGAGCCGCCGGCGCCCCGCCCGCTCTTCCTCGAGCGGATCGCCTGAAACGAACGACCCACGGAGAGAACGACATGCCCCTGCTGCTCGCCCTGCTCGCCGTCCTCATCGCCCTGCCCGCGGCAGCGGCCGAAGTGCCGAAGAAGTGGCACGCGTCGATGCAGGAGCAGATGCTCCGGGATCAGAAGCTCGTCCAGACCCTCACCGGCGACATCGACGGCGACGGCAAGGAGGAGTGGATCTCCGTCGGCGAGCCCACCGGCAAGCTCGCCAACAACGTCTCGATCGCCATCTTCGAGCCGGCGAAGGGCAAGCAGCCCCCGAAGCTCCGCTTCGCGCAGCGCCTGCAGGGCAAGGGGCTAGAGCGCGCCGGCGCGGTGGTGAGGAAGATCTCGCCCATCGGCAACGGCGTGGTGCTGGTCGGCGCCGCGCCCTCGCAGGTCGGCGACAGCGACTTCACCCTCCAGATCTACGGCTGGAACGGGAAGATGTTCCGGCCGCTTGTGCCCGAGATCATCGACTTCCGCAGCCAGGGCGGCTTCTCGATCGAGGACGTCGATCCCTCCACCCCCGGCGACGAGGTGGTGGCCTGGACCTACCTGCGCGGCGATCGCGAGCAGCTCTTCGATCAGCACCACTACGCCTACGTGATCTACCGCTGGGACGGCATCCGCTGGGTCGGTCCGCAGCGCGAGAGCCAGAGCCCCGAGAAGCTGCCGGGCCCCGAGGCTGCAGGCCGCCTCGCCGGCGCGAAGAAGGGCGATCTCCGCCGCCAGATGCCGCGGGTCGCCGAGGTTCCCTGACCATGCAGTCCGAATTGATCGAGCAGCTCGACGCAGTCGCCACGCTCCTTCGCTCCCGCACCGACCTGAGGCCCGACGTGGGCATCATCCTGGGCTCGGGGCTGGGCGCCTTCGCCGATTCCTTCACCGACGCCACCGTGATCCCCTACGAGGAGATCCCGGGCTTTCCCACCTCCAGCGTCCCGGGCCACGCGGGGCGGCTGGTGATCGGCAGGCTCGGCGACGCGGTGGTGGTGGCGATGCAGGGGCGCGTCCACTTCTACGAGGGCTATTCGCCGGCGCAGGTCGCCTTCCCCGCCCGCGTGCTCTGCAGGCTCGGGATCAAGACGCTGGTGGTGACCAATGCAGCCGGCGGGATCCGCCGGGATCTCGCGCCCGGCGACCTGATGCGGATCACCGACCACATCAACCTCGGCACCATGAACCCGCTGCACGGCCCCAACGACGCGCGCCTCGGGCCGCGCTTTCCCGACATGAGCACCGCCTACGACACGACGCTGGGCGGGCTCCTCGACGAGGTGGCGGCTGGGCTCGGCGCCGATCTGCGGGCGGGCGTCTACTGCTTCCTCTCCGGCCCAACCTACGAGACGCCGGCGGAGATCCGCATGCTCCGCGTCCTCGGCGCCGACGCGGTGGGGATGAGCACCGTGCCCGAGGTGATCGCCGCGGCGCACATGGGTGTGCCGGTGGTGGGGATCTCCTGCATCACCAACTTCGCCGCCGGCATCGGCGACAAGCCCCTGAGCCACGAGGAGGTGGCGCAGGTGGCGGAGCAGGTGAAGGATCGCTTCACCGCGCTCCTCTCGGCCTTCCTGCCTGCAGCTGCACGGCACCGGCGCGGCTAACGTCGGGGAGCGAGCAGCGAGCGGCGCCGGAGAATTGCCAGCGGCGCGGCGGGCTTTATGCTCGCCGCCCATGGCAACCCGCAAGAAGACCGCAGCAGCCCCGCGGCGCAAGGCCACGGCGGCTCCCCGCCGGGACACCGCGACGAAGCCCAGGCCCGGCAAGCCCAGCCCGGCGCGGATGGAGCGACTGCTCACCTCCGCGCTCGCGGTGCGGCAGCGGGCCTACGCGCCCTACTCGAAATTCCAGGTGGGCGCCGCCGTCCTCGGCGACGACGGCCGCATCTACGCCGGCTGCAACGTCGAGAACAGCTCCTACGGCCTCTGCCTCTGCGCCGAGCGCAACGCGATGGGGCAGGCGATCGCCCGCGGCGCCACCAAAGTCCTCGCCGCCGCGGTCGTCGCCCCGTCCGCGCGGCCCACGCCGCCCTGCGGCATGTGCCTGCAGTCCTTCGCCGAGCTCGCCGAGGGCGACATCCCCATCCTGCTCGCCAACCCGCAGGGCGATCGGGAGGAGCTGCACCTGGGCGATCTCCTCCCCCACCGCTTCGACCGGAGCTACCTGCCGGGCAAGCGTTAGACGCGGGTGCCCTTCGGCGTGGAGGGCACCGCCGGCGTGGTGGGTGTCCGCCGGGTCTCGAGCCGGTGCGTCTTGCGGTGGATCAGGTGGTCCACGCTGATCGCGCCGCCGCCGAGGATCAGCAACGCCAGCAGCGAGCCGACGTTGACGAGATTGAACTCGAAGCCCGGTCCACCCGGGCCCAGCACGAAGAAGCCGTTGGGCAGGTGCACCACGAGGAGGGCCACCAGCTGCACCACGAAGTTGGCGAGCGCCGAGAGCCTGGTGAAGAAGCCGAGGATCAGGCCGGCGCCACCCACCGTTTCGACCAGGCCCACGAGGCCCACCCAGAAGCTGGCGGGAACGATCCCCATGTCGGTGAAGCCCTGCACCGCTGCCGAGAAGCCGAGCAGCTTGTTCAGACCGTGGGCCAGCAGCATCGGCCCCACCGTGAGCCGCAGCACCAGCGGCGCCGCCACGTAGGCGCGCTCCAGCGCCCAGGCCGCGGTTCGCGAGCGCACGGTGAAGGGGCGCTCTGCACGTGCTTCCGCCATCGGAACCTCCCGGGAATCGTTGGCCTCGAGATCGCAAGCTCTGGATCGGGCGAGGAGCGCGCAAGGCTCGGCGGGACGGGGCGCCGCTTCCCCGCAGGGCAGGTGGGCAGGCAGCCCGCGTGGTAGACCAGAGCGATGGACCAGCTGATCGTCGATGCAACGGTGGTCACTCTCGATCCCGCCCGCCGCATCCTCCACGGCGCCGACGTCCTCGTCCGCGGGGGCCGGATCGAGGCGGTGGGCGGCGGGGCTGCGGCGCAGGCGGCTGCAGGCGCCGAGCGGATCCGGGCGAGCGGCAAGGCGCTCATCCCCGGGCTCGTGCAGGCCCACGTCCACCTCTGCCAGACCCTCTTCCGCAACCGGGCCGACGGCCTCGAGCTCCTCGATTGGCTGCGGCAGCGGATCTGGCCCTTCGAGGCGGCCCACGACGAGCGCTCCCTCGACGCTTCCGCCCGGCTCGGGATCGCCGAGCTGATCCGCGGCGGCACCACCGCGATCCTCGACATGGGCACCGCCCGCCACACCGACGTGATCTTCGAAGCTGCGGAAGGTGCGGGTTTTCGCCTCACCGGCGGCAAGGCCCACATGGATCACGGCGCCGATCTGCCCGCCGGCCTGCGGGAGGCGACCGAGGCGTCGCTGCGGGAGGCGGAGGCGCTCTGCGGGCGCTGGCACGGCAAGGGGCTCGCCCGCTATGCCTTCGCGCCGCGCTTCGTCCTCTCCTGCAGCGACGGGCTGCTGCGGGAGGTGGCGCAGCTCGCACGGCGGCTGGGCGCGCGCCTCCACACCCACGCCAGCGAGAACGCGGCGGAGGGCGAGGCGGTGCGGGAGCGCTTCGGCGCCCCGAACATCGAGGTGCTGCACCGCTTCGGCCTCACCGGCAGCGACGTGGCCCTGGCCCATTGCGTCTGGCCGACCGAGGGGGAGGTGGAGCTCCTGCGCGCGACGGGCAGCCACGTGGTCCACTGCCCCGCGTCCAACCTGAAGCTCGCCAGTGGGATCGCGCCGATCCCCGATTTCCTCGCGCGCGGGATCCACGTGGCCCTCGGCGCCGACGGCGCTCCCTGCAACAACGACCTCGACGCCTTCGTCGAGATGCGTCTCGCGGCGCTGCTCCACAAGCCGCGCTTCGGGCCCGGGGCGATGCCGGCGGCGCAGGTCCTCGAGCTGGCGACGCTGGGTGGCGCC
Proteins encoded:
- a CDS encoding purine-nucleoside phosphorylase, giving the protein MQSELIEQLDAVATLLRSRTDLRPDVGIILGSGLGAFADSFTDATVIPYEEIPGFPTSSVPGHAGRLVIGRLGDAVVVAMQGRVHFYEGYSPAQVAFPARVLCRLGIKTLVVTNAAGGIRRDLAPGDLMRITDHINLGTMNPLHGPNDARLGPRFPDMSTAYDTTLGGLLDEVAAGLGADLRAGVYCFLSGPTYETPAEIRMLRVLGADAVGMSTVPEVIAAAHMGVPVVGISCITNFAAGIGDKPLSHEEVAQVAEQVKDRFTALLSAFLPAAARHRRG
- a CDS encoding cytidine deaminase: MATRKKTAAAPRRKATAAPRRDTATKPRPGKPSPARMERLLTSALAVRQRAYAPYSKFQVGAAVLGDDGRIYAGCNVENSSYGLCLCAERNAMGQAIARGATKVLAAAVVAPSARPTPPCGMCLQSFAELAEGDIPILLANPQGDREELHLGDLLPHRFDRSYLPGKR
- a CDS encoding DoxX family protein, whose amino-acid sequence is MAEARAERPFTVRSRTAAWALERAYVAAPLVLRLTVGPMLLAHGLNKLLGFSAAVQGFTDMGIVPASFWVGLVGLVETVGGAGLILGFFTRLSALANFVVQLVALLVVHLPNGFFVLGPGGPGFEFNLVNVGSLLALLILGGGAISVDHLIHRKTHRLETRRTPTTPAVPSTPKGTRV
- a CDS encoding 5'-deoxyadenosine deaminase: MDQLIVDATVVTLDPARRILHGADVLVRGGRIEAVGGGAAAQAAAGAERIRASGKALIPGLVQAHVHLCQTLFRNRADGLELLDWLRQRIWPFEAAHDERSLDASARLGIAELIRGGTTAILDMGTARHTDVIFEAAEGAGFRLTGGKAHMDHGADLPAGLREATEASLREAEALCGRWHGKGLARYAFAPRFVLSCSDGLLREVAQLARRLGARLHTHASENAAEGEAVRERFGAPNIEVLHRFGLTGSDVALAHCVWPTEGEVELLRATGSHVVHCPASNLKLASGIAPIPDFLARGIHVALGADGAPCNNDLDAFVEMRLAALLHKPRFGPGAMPAAQVLELATLGGARALGLEAEIGSIEPGKRADLALVDLQRLHTTPIGDDVCGAIVHAARSSDVTDVWIEGRRVLRDRALTTLDEERIVATARSESDRIAQTL